From Toxorhynchites rutilus septentrionalis strain SRP chromosome 2, ASM2978413v1, whole genome shotgun sequence, a single genomic window includes:
- the LOC129770454 gene encoding kelch domain-containing protein 10 homolog isoform X2 yields MTNELNSNAVSEYCFRPYEVKRIKYKKQAGYEKSRPYARSGHRIVCSDSAIYCFGGFNPNMAVMNDGDEASCLFQELWKYDIVRNEWTLLMDSNNDLPQELASNAMIMHRNLLIVFGGTGFPFGVNCSNKLYVCEPAKKPKEMMEIEVKGDLPPAQYGQTIVFHDGFLYTIGGTEGFDYTCDVYRLNVSSRTWECAYACRQDIRDDPPGRYRHEIAFDDNNVYIIGGGTSDSAFSLASIPTYNLKRNKWTYTATKPDPSLPLPGVPAPRKCHSCVQYHTDNGTEVIVAGGYDGGSYYADVWKLNLNTFEWRLMQKSVLPYTLFFHDAACSESGCMYIFGGIKFSFRNNLRTNIVYKMWMTIPKLSEICWEALLHYSQELPAKSKNELLELGIPLKFVQRIHEA; encoded by the exons ATGACCAATGAACTGAATTCTAATGCTGTGAGTGAGTACTGCTTTCGACCATATGAGGTAAAGCGTATCAAGTATAAAAAGCAGGCGGGATATGAAAAATCTAGACCATACGCCAGAAGTGGTCATCGAATAGTGTGCAGCGATTCAGCAATATATTGCTTTGGGGGATTTAATCCGAATATGGCTGTAATGAACGATGGCGACGAAGCGTCCTGCTTATTTCAGGAGCTGTGGAAATATGACATCGTGCGTAATGAGTGGACATTGCTCATGGACTCGAACAATGATCTACCGCAGGAATtggcatcaaatgcgatgattaTGCATAGAAATCTTTTGATT GTATTTGGAGGAACAGGTTTTCCGTTTGGTGTTAATTGCTCAAATAAGCTCTATGTCTGCGAACCTGCGAAAAAACCAAAGGAGATGATGGAAATCGAAGTGAAAGGAGATCTACCGCCAGCCCAATACGGCCAAACCATTGTTTTTCACGATGGTTTTCTGTACACGATTGGCGGAACTGAAGGCTTTGACTATACATGTGATGTTTACAG ATTAAATGTATCATCCAGAACATGGGAATGTGCGTACGCATGTCGCCAAGATATACGCGATGATCCCCCTGGTCGTTATCGCCATGAAATTGCTTTCGATGATAACAATGTTTACATAATCGGGGGAGGAACCAGTGATTCTGCTTTTAGCTTAGCCTCTATTCCCACTTATAATCTTAAACGAAACAAGTGGACGTACACAGCGACAAAACCGGACCCAAGTCTACCCCTCCCAGGTGTTCCGGCACCGAGAAAATGTCACTCATGTGTTCAATACCACACCGATAATGGCACGGAGGTGATAGTGGCTGGAGGATATGATGGTGGATCGTATTACGCAGACGTATGGAAGTTGAATTTAAATACCTTTGAGTGGCGGTTGATGCAAAAATCGGTGCTACCATATACGTTATTCTTTCATGATGCTGCCTGCAGTGAATCCGGATGCATGTATATTTTTGGTGGCATAAAGTTTAGCTTCCGTAACAATCTTCGAACAAATATTGTATATAAAATGTGGATGACGATTCCGAAGTTAAGCGAGATATGCTGGGAAGCATTGCTGCATTATAGTCAGGAATTGCCAGCAAAATCAAAGAACGAATTACTTGAATTAGGAATTCCTTTGAAATTTGTGCAAAGGATTCATGAAGCGTAG
- the LOC129770454 gene encoding kelch domain-containing protein 10 homolog isoform X1, translated as MKIFIFLVYKFLARILEVLNKHFSVPRLRHLRELVDVSVGNLKDMTNELNSNAVSEYCFRPYEVKRIKYKKQAGYEKSRPYARSGHRIVCSDSAIYCFGGFNPNMAVMNDGDEASCLFQELWKYDIVRNEWTLLMDSNNDLPQELASNAMIMHRNLLIVFGGTGFPFGVNCSNKLYVCEPAKKPKEMMEIEVKGDLPPAQYGQTIVFHDGFLYTIGGTEGFDYTCDVYRLNVSSRTWECAYACRQDIRDDPPGRYRHEIAFDDNNVYIIGGGTSDSAFSLASIPTYNLKRNKWTYTATKPDPSLPLPGVPAPRKCHSCVQYHTDNGTEVIVAGGYDGGSYYADVWKLNLNTFEWRLMQKSVLPYTLFFHDAACSESGCMYIFGGIKFSFRNNLRTNIVYKMWMTIPKLSEICWEALLHYSQELPAKSKNELLELGIPLKFVQRIHEA; from the exons atgaaaatttttatttttctggtGTATAAGTTTCTTGCAAGGATATTGGAAGTTCTGAATAAACACTTTAGTGTGCCTCGATTGCGACACCTTCGTGAGTTAGTGGATGTCAGTGTAGGAAACCTGAAAGACATGACCAATGAACTGAATTCTAATGCTGTGAGTGAGTACTGCTTTCGACCATATGAGGTAAAGCGTATCAAGTATAAAAAGCAGGCGGGATATGAAAAATCTAGACCATACGCCAGAAGTGGTCATCGAATAGTGTGCAGCGATTCAGCAATATATTGCTTTGGGGGATTTAATCCGAATATGGCTGTAATGAACGATGGCGACGAAGCGTCCTGCTTATTTCAGGAGCTGTGGAAATATGACATCGTGCGTAATGAGTGGACATTGCTCATGGACTCGAACAATGATCTACCGCAGGAATtggcatcaaatgcgatgattaTGCATAGAAATCTTTTGATT GTATTTGGAGGAACAGGTTTTCCGTTTGGTGTTAATTGCTCAAATAAGCTCTATGTCTGCGAACCTGCGAAAAAACCAAAGGAGATGATGGAAATCGAAGTGAAAGGAGATCTACCGCCAGCCCAATACGGCCAAACCATTGTTTTTCACGATGGTTTTCTGTACACGATTGGCGGAACTGAAGGCTTTGACTATACATGTGATGTTTACAG ATTAAATGTATCATCCAGAACATGGGAATGTGCGTACGCATGTCGCCAAGATATACGCGATGATCCCCCTGGTCGTTATCGCCATGAAATTGCTTTCGATGATAACAATGTTTACATAATCGGGGGAGGAACCAGTGATTCTGCTTTTAGCTTAGCCTCTATTCCCACTTATAATCTTAAACGAAACAAGTGGACGTACACAGCGACAAAACCGGACCCAAGTCTACCCCTCCCAGGTGTTCCGGCACCGAGAAAATGTCACTCATGTGTTCAATACCACACCGATAATGGCACGGAGGTGATAGTGGCTGGAGGATATGATGGTGGATCGTATTACGCAGACGTATGGAAGTTGAATTTAAATACCTTTGAGTGGCGGTTGATGCAAAAATCGGTGCTACCATATACGTTATTCTTTCATGATGCTGCCTGCAGTGAATCCGGATGCATGTATATTTTTGGTGGCATAAAGTTTAGCTTCCGTAACAATCTTCGAACAAATATTGTATATAAAATGTGGATGACGATTCCGAAGTTAAGCGAGATATGCTGGGAAGCATTGCTGCATTATAGTCAGGAATTGCCAGCAAAATCAAAGAACGAATTACTTGAATTAGGAATTCCTTTGAAATTTGTGCAAAGGATTCATGAAGCGTAG
- the LOC129771024 gene encoding uncharacterized protein LOC129771024 — MLRDRIIIGIHDKNLQLKLLDGRDQPTSKIIETCKAFEAASENKNVLDRKPFEVKSVEHRSSEQQEVVAAVSRKLCYNCAKPFTQSHRSRCPAVNVKCFSCGGMGHFSKCCRQKRSKEDNIEKQLSKQGSLEKKKSIFTVNWSDAE; from the exons ATGCTTCGCGATAGAATTATCATTGGAATACATGACAAGAATCTCCAACTGAAACTTCTTGATGGGAGAGATCAACCAACGTCGAAAATTATTGAAACGTGTAAAGCTTTCGAAGCCGCCTCGGAGAATAAGAATGTTCTCGACCGCAAGCCGTTTGAAGTAAAATCTGTGGAACATCGATCAAGTGAACAACAGGAAGTGGTTGCTGCCGTCTCACGCAAACTTTGCTACAACTGTGCAAAACCATTCACCCAGAGTCATCGCAGTAGGTGCCCAGCTGTTAACGTGAAATGCTTTTCATGTGGAGGAATGGGCCACTTCAGCAAATGCTGCCGTCAGAAACGAAGTAAGGAGGATAACATCGAGAAGCAGTTGTCGAAACAGGGATCACTGGAAAAGAAGAAATCAATTTTCACGGTAAATTGGAGTGACGCAG AATAA